In the genome of Brachypodium distachyon strain Bd21 chromosome 3, Brachypodium_distachyon_v3.0, whole genome shotgun sequence, the window TATACACCAATTTTGTTAGCGAAAGCAATGCAAGAAGGAAAGAAGAGGGGATATATAGCTTGAGAAAAGGAGGCATCAGTAAAGGAACGCTAGCTGTGAATCGAAGGCAATGTTGCTCTACCCCGGGCAGCTGCCGTCCTCTTCTCGCTTGCAATCACCGACCTACAAGCAGGGTATCATGCTTCGAGAGAGTGTCAACAATATTGTACCAAGTGAGTTGAAGAGAATCTCTCGTGTATAGCATGCACCGGTCGGTTTCTGCAGAAGGAAAGAAGTCGAAAGCTGGCACAATAGACTGAAGCTTATGCTGGTGCTCATATATGGATGGGCCGGCCTACAAACATTATGTCGGCCCAAATACGAATCGAAGAAATAAAGCCTACTCCCTCTCATCCTAAATTCTTCATTCAATTTGCCTAAGAGGTAACCGGCGTAGGAGCTGGCTAAGAAATTGGAGTGGATCAAAAACAGTACGTGGGCCTTGCGTTGTGGTATCATCCAAGAGCCCGTCTTAAGTTGGCCTACAAACATTTTTGCGGCCCAAATACGAAGCGAAGCAACAAAGCCTACTAGACGCTATGCCTGTCTCAACTGATCTATTGCCACTGGCGTTTCTTGGCGTTTTCATGTTACATATTGATAATGGATATGTCAACATATTCTTGGTCTTTCTATGTAATTTGTCTTACTCATGTGTTTTGATGTTTCTGTTCCATTTATCAATGTGTTTTTTACTTCCTACTGCAATATCCTTATTCGTAAAAGAGTACTGCAGTATTACTaacacattttttgtttttcaaaattttgtttgtgATTCATTGCAGGCCATGAATCTGTTTTCTCATGACCAGAGATATTTTGGTGAAATGTGCAATGTTACCATTAAGTTCATCTGGTGGGAGTGACTGCAGAGCTTCAGTTTCTTCTGCCATTGTTGGATGGTTTTTGCAGAAGGATGGTATTCAGCAAGCTAGGAAGATGTATAAGAGGTCTGGGATTTATGGTCCTTCAGTGAAATTGTTGGCTATGCTAATGTCGATCGGTTGCCATGCTCATTACATGAGTGAAATAAGCAGTGTTGCAAGATATGGTGTTTTTGTCCACTCGGCAATTAGCAGCACTGCTAGCAATTTGTGTGTTTTGGTTGTGTTAACATTGAAGCTGGAATGCCATGGATTAAAGGTAGGCATAAATGCACGGATGTTCCTTGAGGTATATTATCTGTGTTTGTTGTCCTCCTGTTGCACTTGTTCATACATTAAAGGTCTAACAGTAGGGTTCGCCCTCCCGAATGTTGTCGCCCTTTCTTCCCCATGTATCAATTGTAAATAACTTTTTTTCCCCTCTTAATATATGAAAGCAGCGCTGCTGcgtttcgtaaaaaaaaaaggtctaaCAGTGACAACTCTTGTGTGGCAACATGGTTGTGTTAAAATGCCAAATCAGTTTCTCCGTTGAGTGAATAGAACAATATACAATAGCTTCCATGGGCCATGGGCCTGACTAGACTATAGGAAAACAGAAGCATAAATACTAAATAATCTAATACTCTTAACACCCCCCCACAAACTCAAGGTGGATGTGAAACATTGAGTTTGAGAATATGGAGTTTGTGTTGTTCTCTAGTTTGAGCTTTGGTGAAGAAATCTGCCACTTGAAGATCTGATGGAACATATTGGAGCTGAATAGTTGATTGTTGGCAGTGAGAGCGTGTGAATATTGGAGCTGAAACACCAAGATCAGCCAATAACCAACTAAGCCAAACAATCTCTGATATAGTAGTGCAAAGGAGATCCAATACCACTGGAATCCATGATGTGCTGCCAAACAATAAGAAACAACACGTCACCAGCACCGATTCTGATCCAAACAAATCAACAGACAAGTAAAGAGCCGCTGCTTCTCTGATTGTAACCAGCACACATACTGCAGCAACAAGTAATCCACAGAAAACTGCAGGAAGAGATCGAATCCCGCCCCCCTGTGTTCGCCACACAAGAATTTGGATGCAGAGCCGTGCAGAATAGAACAAGCAGACCAATAGCAGTGCAAAGGAGATCCAATACCAGCATCCAACAGAGACGGAGAGCAGCAGGCCAGCAGCTGAACAAAGGGGATCTAGGGGAGGCTGAGGAGACCAGAGcagcagctcgcacagcaagAGGAGCAGGGGAGGGGCGACCAGAAACGGCACAGCAAGAGGATGCAGGGCAGTGGCGACGGGAAAGGTGCTTGGGACAACAGCGGAGTCCGACGTGGGCTCGTGCGGCCGGCGGGACGGCAGACGGAGCGCGAGACCGAAGTGGACTGAATCGGCGCGACGACAGACAGCGCCCGAGTCCGACGTGGACTCGTGCGGCACGATGGGAGACAGCGGCCGGCGacttgccggcggcgacgcgatGGGAGCTTGTCTACGGAGATGGCCAACGCTCTGGTACCACGTTAAAATGCCAAATCAGTTTCTCCATTGAGTGAATAGAACAATATACAACAGCTTCCATGGGCCATGGGCCTGACTAGACTATAGGAAAACAGAAGCATAAATACTAAATAATCTAATACTCTTAACAGGTTTATCTTAAACGTGAACAAATAGTAGGTGGTTCTCAATACTTTGCCAATCAAGCTGGCTAGAGATTTAATCTCTGCCTTTACTTACGGAAATAGCAATTTGATTTCTtcttacaagttacaacttacaaccTTAAGATCTGTGTGCACCCAATTAAGCCGATGCTTTGCGTGTCCGAATTTTTTTGGAGCAAATAATATGAGGAATATATAATTACTCATTTGTGGAGGACGATATATATGTCAATATGTGCACTACAGATCTTTCCATTCCAGTGGCAGTTTACCCTTGCATAGTGCGCAATGTACTATTGTTTAACCTAGAGAGAACTAAATGTGAACAGCCAGAATATGTTtaaaccaaaagaaaagttaaaaaaaacattgcacCGTTGCACGCCCTTTCTATACAGCATTGGAGCCGACCATACTTATGAAGGTAttccatcctttttttttcagaaaggATTTAgtgtgcaaaaaaaatatctccTGAATTTTATTGAGACAAATGTTGCCACCAACCACACGAAGCATGGCTAACAACTTATACCCAGCCACTCTTGGAGTGTGTTCTCTCCCAGCTCCATGGTTCCTTGAGTTTTAGCTCCTTAATTTGCTTACTTTATACATCAACTGTTAGAAAACGCAATGgaagaaacaaagaagaggAGTTTGCTTGAGAACAGGAGGCATCGGGAAGGGAACGCTCAGTGCGAACTGAAAACAACGTGTTGCATGGTGTTTTCCTCCGTTGAGCTGCCTTCCTCCACTCGCGATGAGAGAGCGTCCAACATTGTGCCAAGACCTCGCCCAAATCACCGGCCCCAAATATTTAGGAAAAATAGTTCAGTACAAGGACCGGTTCCAAGCTAAGGCAGTTGAATAAAGGGCCCTTTGATTTAAAGGATTTTCATAAGAACTTTGGATGATGTGAATCCTTAgggttttttttcctaaatgAGTTGTTTAATTTGTAGGATTGAATTTCATGGGAAATTTTCCGAAGGATTTCATTGCACTACATTTCATAGAAATTATCATCTACTCTAACCTCTTTTTCaaattcctttgtttttcctattttGAATCAAACAAACATCGAAAAATTGAGACAAATAAGTTCTTCTGCAGTAAGAAAGGGGGAAAACTAAATGCAAATAAATGATTCAGAAGAAGTTGATGCTTCGTGTAATTCCAATAGGAGGCAGTTCCCTGGGGTTTGtgcatgatttgttttcagtttttggTTGAATTTGGATAATTAGGTGTTGTGTCATACCCTACATGCTAAGATACTTGTACTCGTACGAAGAAACCGCATCACTATTAATTATGTGGTGCTTTCGATCCCTTCCTTGCATAAATTCTACCCATATATCTTCCACACCCGACCTGGGCTGCTGAGCATATATGCTCAAAAGCCAATCGTTCCTCATCCATCCACATCTTCTACATTTGGAGACATTCATAATTAGCTTCAACATTTCTCATCCAGCCACATATTCTACACAAGCAAGGCGATACGATGATGCATGCTGCTAATAAATTGATCTGTAGTACATGTGAATAGGAGACATGGGGAAAGAAGCAAATGCAGTGGCGTCAATTTTAACATGCCTTGCCAACAATTTATACCCGACCATTGGCTGAGCGTGTTCTCTTGGCGCTTCATGAATTCTTGAAGTTTATCATGTATGGTATGTTGTGTTGGTGACACGGAGAGAAAATGGGATCTACTGTATGTTATGTTGTATGACTTTGAATCTATGACTTTGGAACTCCGTgcaattttcaagttcttcgTAACAAAGATTAACGGAGCTTATTTTGAAAAACTCAAAAGTCCCTCTTgcaaattttaacaaaattTAAAACGATCCCATGAGTACATGTGAGTACACCGTTAATCCACAAAAAACTTCATGtagaaaatatatttccaAAAAAACATTTCCTTTCTTAgataattttcttttcaagatTGCCGCATCTCTTTTTGGGAGATGGTGGAATTTTCCCATCTTTTCTTCTGCTCTTAAGTCTCTAAATTGAGAAAGTCTAGTTTTCGTAATTGACCAATTCGTTAACATAGCACTGAACCACTTTTTATTAACATAATGACAACGAGCCCTTATTGCAGCTGATGCTACTAAATCCGCTGCTCTTTTTTTGGTACCAATAGCAAGCAAAGTAGCAAATAATACATTTCGTTCCTTTTTGACAATTTATCAGAATAAAAAGATGGCACCATGTTTCTGATTTCATTGGCTTgcccggaaaaaaaaagcgaaACCAACAACTCGCCCGAGTACTTTCGAGGAACCAAAACATCATCGACAAATTCCCATGcagtttttatttcaaaatacacTCAACCAGAGTCCATGGCCGCTGGAGTTCAGTTTGTGATTAACAAATATACCAAGGAAACAGCAACATGATCCATTATTATAATCACCTCTCACGTGAAAACCTAACCCTCTATCTACATAAGACACTTGAACAAGCAAAATTGGCCCCAGCGCTTGCTACTGTTTCTGCAGAGACATTCTTCATCCATGGCCCTGACCTTACCAACATTTTACACTCACTGCTTTGCCTACATGAGAACAAAGTAAAGAAAATGTCAACTTCAGTAAACAATAGAAATCACAACACAAGTTTATCCAGTCTTCATTACTCCAGTATGTTTCTATGGTTTCCTCTTTCCAGTTTTGTCGACCATGAGTGCCAGGTAGATACCTCCACTCATGCCATACTATTCCAATATGTATTTTGAGCATGCGCCAAAATAAACATCTTTAGATTTATCTTCATGATCTAATTATGGTTGTTCCCAAAATAGCACCTGCTGCCACTTCAAAGCAGTCCAACCTAGTTCAGTTGTTCCTACTTAGAACAGAACGGCAAGGATTGAAAAGCAAGGATATTGACATACTAAGCTCCATATATTTCTGTGCTCTATGCAATAGGAGCCCACACACTTATGGGCACAGATTGGACAGTGGAATATTAACCAGCGTAAAACAAAGGTTCATTTCAGTCAAGACACCACAAGTACACCAATAACGAAATCTTAAAGCAACCAAAATTACCTGAGAATACAGGAATGTGCCAAAGATGGCAATGGCAGCTCCGAGTGCATTGACAGGGCGGACAGGTGTGTGGAAGATAATGATTGACGAAACGATGACTGATATGCGCTTCATTGTATTGCCAATGCTAAACGTCAATGGAGAAATCTCGTCCAGAGACATGTAGGACACCTGGTTATACAAGTGGTAGAAAACGCTCTGTGCGCCAATCCACCTACATTCAACATTAGAAAACTATCAATGAAAAATCTAGTGTTGAGATACATGCTCTAGTACAAATACTAGCTTAAATAGTAACAAGCGTCTAACAGAACATGTTGATAATTGTCAACAAGGACCGACAAAAGCCCGCCATGAATGTCTAACAGAAGAGTAAAATCAAAAGTGCTTGAGGTGGGCCAAGTGTATCAAAAGCATTGAAAAGACCTCTAACAATGTTAAGTTTCAAGTTTCCTCATGTAATTtaagtacaaaaaaaaaccctacaTAGTACAGCAATTGTAGAAGGGAAATTGCagaatatttttatttttctttaccaGAGAACATTGGGACCAACTTCTGCAAGAGCCTTTTGCCAACCAGCAGCCCACATTTGGGGACCCTCCATAGCTATAGCAAATGGTGTGAGTATGACCAGGGACATAATTGACAGGCAAGCATAATAATTCATGCCACTGACAGACTTGCCCTTCATGCCCCGCTTCGAGAAGATGTTGCGGAAAACAAATGCAAGGTTCGATATCATGGCACCCATAAATCCTGTCGAGAGGAAAAATAGTAACTATTAAAGCCACAAAAGGAGTACAGGATAATAGCTGCCTCACCAAAACAGAGAAAGACCATCTAAAACAAGTACAAAGTTGCCAATGACCCCTATTCATTTGGTTCTTAAATTTAGACCCAACACTTCAAGAAGGATCATATACTATTCTAACTTTTCTTTATGTAACTATTCACTTAAACTAGACAAGGTTAACAGATTTTATCTATCATTCTGTTGCTTCTATTGGTTTCCATAAGTTTGAAATCTGAAGCATGTCATTCTTGGAAATCATCTAAATCCAGATACAGCAAATAATCATTTAAAAAGTACTTTTTGCATCCAAAAGAATCTAAAGCAATTATAAATCATCCATCTCGGTTAACTCACCTTTACAGCTggtttacaaaaaaattaatatggTGACTATAAATCTGTGATGATACAAAGCAAAACAAGCACTGAAATTCAAAAACAACATTCGGGAGAGGATGCTGaagaaacaattaatatgctATCTACTTGTTTATACTTACCAACCATGTTAAAGTTCAGCTCTGTGGCAGCAGCTAGACCACAACCACCAATGAtcggaagaagagaaagatatACAGGCATCGGAAATGACTCTCCAAGAATGAACCTTGACACCAAAACACTGAATGCAGGCTCTGCACTCTTGATAATGTGTGTGAATGACACTGCCACCTTGGACATGCTCACTGTCGCAGCAACATGTCCAATTGTATGAGCTACAGCAACCTTTAGCAATGAAATAACCAAAATCATTCATGATTTTCCATGTTGACATAATAAGGTAAAACAGTTGCCTAGAAAAGACCAACTCACCGGGAAAAGCACTTTCCAGAAATCTAGATCAGTCTTGGGGGCCTCAACAAGGCGGGTAGCCCATGagaaaagcatcattattgaGCCACAGGCGAGGGAGAGTGTGGAGGTGAGCCAGGGGTACGGGAAAGCATTGAGAACCTTTTTGTTATAGATGTTAAAGATCACATTAAGAGCCCACCAAGTCGCAAAATAGATTGAGATCTTTAACTTCTGTGCTGCTTCCGAGCGGACTGGCACGACCTCAGCCTTGGACTCCTTGTCATCAGCCGCAGAAGCTGCACACTGGAACTCAAGCAGCTGCTTCCGAGGCTTCAGCAGAGCAGTGCGTGGGCCATCTAGCGGCGCAAGGTAAAGCGGTCTCAATGAGCAGGCCGCAAATTTGGATGGCTTGATACTGGAGACGGATGGCACCAAGGCTGATTTAGACCGTAGACTGGCGCCAGAGAAGGCCACACCGGCCGAAGAGAGCTTGACAGAAGGTATCATGGCTCCTGCAGATCAACCAAAAAGGTTTACAGAAATACCAGAGAGTAAGGGACATAAAAACTTCCTAACCTGCTGCTTGAAAATAAAAACTGATGTTCATTTtgtgtgaaaaaaaatatttaaggCGATCAATAGAAAGTGGCATGAAACATGTTTCCTCGACAGCTGCTTGACACTTTTTAAAAAGTTTACTGGATACAGGCTTTCCTTGAAATAATCGAACGAATCAACTATGCATGATCCAACCATATTTGTAGTTGTTGAACTACCAAGCAAGAAAAGAGTAAAGTAATACACAATCCCCGCAACGCAGAACCCACTGAAGAATCCCCGAAGGTCAAAACGCTGGGGTTCTAGATGAGGACAAATTCTGCATATGCACATCGCTTTCGCCCGGTGATCTACACGTATTCACCTCCGCCCCCTTGCAAACGCTGAACTCTCCTGGTCTAAATTCGGCAGCTTTCGCATGCAAAGGATCCAAATTTTACAAACCCCTCGAACACAAAGAAACAGGTCATTTTTGGATCAAAAGTTGagaaaataacaaaacaaTCCAACGGCAGCAAGAAGGGTGGTGGTGCGGGACGCGACGAGTTGGTGGTCCGGGCGGCAGAGCCGCGAGcctccggcgccgtcgcccAAGCCGCTGGTGGTTGACTGATGGTTGCCGGCAGGGTAACACGGGTGGGGTACGCGCGCGGGctgggggccgctgccgcttGGACGGCGACGGATCATCCAGCGGACTCGAAGATCAAAAGAGACCAACTTCTGTAGGATCAAAATCACAAACCTCCGCAAGATCTCACCTAATTTCGTCCCGCCAATCGCCCAGGGAGGAGAAGGCTTCCTGAAACCCCTCCTTGTTGTCGAATCGCGTTGGCTCCTTGTTCTCGAATCGCGGCGCCTCTGCGACGACGGATTCGAGGGCCGGGGTGGAGGCGCGGATatacggaggaggagggagaggggagagaGCTGGATCAAACCTCGGAACCTGAGACGGGGAACCCGGAGATcacaagaggaggaggggattgTCCCCAGTTCTTGAGAGGAGTATAAAGAAGGTGGCGGCTggggaaagaaaaggaaggtaGCCAGGGTAGGTGCCGCGTGGTGGTTGTTTATCGAATTTGGAGAAATGCTGGGTGCCTCCGTGGAAATGTGCCTAATTTTTTGCTTCTAATTAGCAGAGTGCACATGGGTTTGGGAGTTTAGAGCACGTACTTCATGTGAAAAAATGACTTTTTTTAAGAACCACATTAGATACTTAGATTTTTCTATGGTATAACTTACACAAGATCATCTAACTCTGTTGCTGGATGTATATATTGAAATTTGGGATTTAGAATTGAAATTGAGTCTTGCGAAATCTGTTGTTTAGATGGCCAAAGAATTCGGAACTGGATTAGATAATGGATTAGAACAAAAATGGCTCCCTCTCAATTCAGGTGGAATAGGATTATTACAGCGGCTCCCGCTACTGCGACAGTGGCGACTGCTCCGTTGAGTTCTACAACTACTCTCGTAAACTCATTTGAGTCCTGTCAAAGTCCGGCCAATTGTATGTACTGGAACGTACAAACAATTTGTTTGAATTGTCGGCTATCTTGTTCCCAATTACCAATGTCTTGTACAGCCAATCGAATTCAATACAAAAGTCTAATTTCATATTGGGGCCAATTCAGTTCTGAAAAAGTTATCTATCCTGGCAACCTGAATACTTCaccaaaaatataaaaaaccGAACAGTAGAATATATAAAATCGAATAGTCCAGATACATCCTCACATGATTTTATAAGAACCGTTTCTTTCGGGTCAAGCCCATACTCTAGTTTCCGAAAAAACACCAACAATTTTCTGTATTCACACCTTAGTAGGGAactagaaaaagaaagagcagTGATCAACAAAGAGGGGGGTTGGTGCTTCGGTACTGGTAAGAGCATATTCCCAGACTGTCCCCATTTTTTGTGGGGAGCCAATGAGCCCTTCTTGATGCCAAGGTTGACAATTTGGCAGTCGGTGGCTTCTGGAGTCTGAACCCTGCCGGCTCTCTGCTAATCCAAGAGGTCAAACAGCTCAACAGCTCTGATTACCTCCTCATGTTGGGGTTAACCggaaaatgtttttttagtgGTTTAGTTCAATTGGTTCTTTTGCACTTTGATGGTGATTTTTTATTCACAGGCTCACATATGATCAGGAGTATATTCTCTGCATACACGTACTATATGTGATGTACACCTATGTTCGTTAGAACGGGCGCGTGTCTTTAAACGTGTTTGTAGTGAAAACAAACATGTCagcatgcaaaaaaaagtaagtAGAGTTTTTTCTTAGAatacaaaaaaataagtgaGTAGAGTAGGTAGGGAAAGGAAAAGATCgtgtgtttatttttttacacaaTGAAGTACTCGCTCCGTCGTAAAATAAgcgacgtggatttgtatatgtTACACCattgtttctttgttgtttAGTATCAATATTTAGAGACATCTTAGTTTAGTTTATCTCTGGTTAATCAATAGAACACGCGAAGTTGGCAAACCGCTGCTAAGATTTTGTAGGAGTAAATATTCTTGCAATTCATAGGTACTAGTACAGGCAGCCACGGAATGAACCATTCTATTTTGAAATTACAAGAGATCAAGACTAGTTATGTTTTTAATTGAGGAATtctcaaagaagaagaaagaaaaggatgtTAGTTGGGGAAAGTACAGTACGCCACCCCTCACTCTACTCACCATTTGTTTTCCGTTTGCTCCAATTATTGGCCCCATACCTTTGTTGccaactttaaaaaaaaggaagaaaatttAAATGACCCCTAGATAGAGTATGGATTTATATCCAACCACTCGTGGGAGGTTGTGAAAGCCGCCGGCCTGTTGATGTTCATGCATGGGCAAGGGTTAGATTAGCTAGCAGCCTAGCAGACTTATAAAATGATATCACTACTTGCAACAGATTGATTAATTCCCCATTTCCTTTTATTAGTTTCCCTTTCGATCGACCATGGTCTACTGCCCCCCGGCTGCTGTGCCATGAAATTCGCCGCCGGCCCTCTCGGAGGAGACACGATTCAGGCAGGCGGCGATGGAAACTCCAGTGTTACCTGTCAAACCAAACCGGCCCTTTGTTTTCCACGAAAGATCATATCTCTCACaaagttttaattttattaTTATGCCAAGTCTTTGTTTTTAAATAAGCCTTTAAAGCAAGCTTAGTTTATGTATATACTCTGGAAATAAATATGGACAGGTTGTATTTATCTGAAAATATGGATGTGCAGGCTGTGACTTGTCTGGCAGAAAACTAATTAAGAGCAAACTCGAACGATGTGTTCGTCTTGTCAGGGAGCTGTAAAACTTACATACATCGGAGCTGCCGAGACGCATATGCCGGTTCTGGTATTACTTAATCAGTTAATTAACTTTAGCAGATCAACATGGAACACATTGTCAGTAGCTGTGCTTTCTTCTGGGATCACTTTCACCCGGTCCCGTAGTGCTGTCAGTGTGCAGGATAtttaattttcctttttcatgtTGTGGCCGACTGGCCGGTTTCCAGAGGCGGAGACAGGCGGCCTGGGGACGTCgaatgttttttcttgttaATTCTACTGATTTGAAGATTTGATCTGGGTCTTAAAGCTCGTTTGGAAGATGGGATTCTCGTAGGAATTTTATGGGATAGGATTTTCGTGGGTAGGAAACTGGGTTTCAAAGGAATGGCTTCCTATCCTCATTTTACAGGAAGAAAAACATTTGGTCAGATCTCTTGGAAAGAATCATGCGCGGAAACACTTCGAGCCTTGTCTCGGCTGTTCGCTTTCGCTCGCTCACGCGCTAAATAAAAAACCCGCCCAAGACCCAACTGATATCGGCAAGCATCAGCGGGGCAGCCAAGAGCCAACCAGCAAACAAACCTAGGTTGAGGGCCTTCACGGCGAAGAGACTCGGGCGCATAGAAACAGCGGCAAGCAAGAATTTCTAAGTTGCCGTGCGCATGTAGTCAAATAGAGTCAATTATGTGCAGTTGTCGTGATTCTATTGAATAGATTTCTTGTATCTAGCAGTAGAATGAGATTTCTCAAGAGACccatttgatttgaaatttccTATACTTTTTCTATCCTGCATTCCAAATGGCTACTCTTTTTTATTCCTGTGTTTTCAATCTTCGTAAGATTTGTGAGTCATGTTATCTCAATTCCTGTATTTTTTCTGTCCCTGTATTTTTTCTGTCCTGTGTTCCAAACGGGACCTTAGTTTGGTAATTTTCGTGATTTGAACAAGGCCTGAGTTTTGATGCATTTCTGgttccgccgctgccggtTTCCATCTCCTGGCACCTCGATCGAGCTTCCAATATGACGCTATGCTTCTGCTGCCAGACAAGTCAAGACAACTTTAAGAGGCTCTGGCGCATGATACGTGTCTGAAAAAGGCCTCTGCAAATCAAGAATGTGAAACCTACGTTCTCCTAACCAAATCAAGGCAGCAAAATCGGGGCTCCTTCGCACTGTCAATTTCAGAACGTTAACATTCACCATCGGTTCCCATGCTTGAGAACGTGACTTCAGTTGGGTGTGTGTCTGCAATTAGTCAAAAAATAATTGTCCTATATCACCTCTGCAGCTAATTAAGCACGCCGCTTTTGACACTCTCAAATCTTGACATGCTGCTAGGTGACCAAGCTAGAGTGCAAAAGGGCCTGACTCATCACAAATCCAACCCAAACAAGAGAATTATGTTTTAGTTGGAAGTTTGCTCCAGTCGACTAGTGGAGGACGGCAGCTCGTCGAAGTAAACCACCATGGAACACGGTGTCTTCAGTTCACGGTGTTCCTGATGCCTCCTGTTCTCAAGCTAacccctcttcttcctttttattCATCCCATTGCGTTTGCTAACAGTTCGTGTATAAAAAGAATCAATTTT includes:
- the LOC100843277 gene encoding glucose-6-phosphate/phosphate translocator 2, chloroplastic, whose translation is MIPSVKLSSAGVAFSGASLRSKSALVPSVSSIKPSKFAACSLRPLYLAPLDGPRTALLKPRKQLLEFQCAASAADDKESKAEVVPVRSEAAQKLKISIYFATWWALNVIFNIYNKKVLNAFPYPWLTSTLSLACGSIMMLFSWATRLVEAPKTDLDFWKVLFPVAVAHTIGHVAATVSMSKVAVSFTHIIKSAEPAFSVLVSRFILGESFPMPVYLSLLPIIGGCGLAAATELNFNMVGFMGAMISNLAFVFRNIFSKRGMKGKSVSGMNYYACLSIMSLVILTPFAIAMEGPQMWAAGWQKALAEVGPNVLWWIGAQSVFYHLYNQVSYMSLDEISPLTFSIGNTMKRISVIVSSIIIFHTPVRPVNALGAAIAIFGTFLYSQAKQ